One Cyanobacteriota bacterium genomic window, AATATCGTTTGTTTGGCAGGCTTAGTATTAAATGTGTCGATCGTGAATATCTTGTTTAATGGCTTTGGTGTCAATGAGTATATTGCCAAGCTGATTGCTATTGCGATCGTTACCCTATGGAACTTCTGGATTAATTTCAAGCTGAACTGGCGCGTTACTGATATCCAACCCTAGGACTAGGGATCCCAATCATCTTCCCAATAATCCACTATTTGTTGGGCTAAGGTGTATTCTTAGCAAACCTTCATCCCATCGTGCTCAAAACGTGCACCTAACATTGGGGATAAGCCTAACATTGGGGATAGATACAGTTGTTTGCAGCATTGACACTTGAACTTAAGCAGCTACTTCTTTAGCGCTTTTCGAGCAAATGTAATTCCTGTAACAGAAGTAACATCCTCATACTCAGGTGGATGTATAGTTTCGACAACCAAGCGACGGTGCCCATCATGACCTTCCACGTAGTCACGATCGGCTGAATTATGGACTACTAGCAACCCACCCACTTTCAGCCAAGGCGACCACAACTCGTAGGCTGAACGAACGCCTTGAGGGGATTGATCCCCGTCTAAAAAGAGGAGATCGATAGGCTGCTGCCAATGGAGCCCAACTGTCTCAGCAGTACCCTTATGTACATCCACCCACGATGTCACACCAGCACGTTGAAGGTTTTGATCAAACTGCTGTCGCTGAGACATGGGTTTGGCGCTGATAATGTCTTGGTAAATCGGCACTGAAACATCATCACCAGAGGCATCAA contains:
- a CDS encoding class I SAM-dependent methyltransferase yields the protein MTLKTHLRGIKRKIQSWIRQLLYRLRYGALGKYIIYAQEIPGWSTNREMFALARASYQLPANAVIVEIGSFLGRSSVLLAGARKVRGSGKLHCVDPFDASGDDVSVPIYQDIISAKPMSQRQQFDQNLQRAGVTSWVDVHKGTAETVGLHWQQPIDLLFLDGDQSPQGVRSAYELWSPWLKVGGLLVVHNSADRDYVEGHDGHRRLVVETIHPPEYEDVTSVTGITFARKALKK